A window of Desulfurellaceae bacterium genomic DNA:
TCTTCGTACAGCTGGCGCGCCTCAGAGGCCGGACCGCGCCGCTCGGCCAGGGCAACGACCGTGAACTCCTTGCGGCCGGCCGGATGGGTGACGCTGACCGCATCGCTGACCCGGACCAGCTTGTGGGGTTTGGCGGTATGGCCGTTGACCTTGACCTTGCCCCCGTCGCAGGCTTCGGCGGCCAGCGAGCGACTTTTGTACAAACGGGTGGCCCACAGCCAGCGGTCAATGCGGACAGCGGGCGCGGCCTGGACGGCTGCGGCAGTACGGTCGGCCATCGGCTCAGCTCCCAAAGGCGTTGAGCACGGCCCGGATGCCGGCGTCATAGTCACCGTCGATCGCGGTCGGATACAGGACTACATAGGACGCTCCGCCGCGTTCGAACTCTTCGACCTTGTCGCGACAGGCCTGGGCCGAGCCGAGGGCCGCCACCTGGGTCGCCATGTCGTCAGACACGGCCGCAGCGGCGGCGGACGGATCGTTCTGCTCCCAGGCCGCAGCGATACCGGCCGCTTCGGTCTCGTAGCCCTGGCGAACAAACAGGCGGTTATAGTACGGCATCCGGCCGTAGAACGACAGCGTCTGTTTGACCGAGCGCAGGGCGACCGCCCGGTCGTCGCACACACAGCAGTGCATGATCAGCGCAATCTGCACCTCGGCGGCAGAGCGGCCGGCCTGCTCGGCACCCCGGCCGATGCCGTCAACCACTTCCTGCAAACCGTGCGGGGCATAGTTGAGCGGCAGGCTGCCGTCGGCCAGCTCTCCGGTGAGGCCGATGCTGCGGGGTGAGATGCCGGCTACATAGATCGGAATCTTGCCGCTGGGACGCGGCACGGGAATACCCCGCGAGGCCATGGCCGCCAGGGCCTCATCCTCGCCGCGAAAAATCCGGGACAGGCTGGCGATGTACTCGCGCAGCGCGGTCAGCGGTTTGTCCATGCTGATACCGAAGGCCGCGTTCACCGGCACGTGGCTGGTGCCCAGACCGAGCAGCATGCGGCCGGGGGCCAGCTGGTCGATCGTCATGACGTGCAGGGCGGCC
This region includes:
- a CDS encoding RNA-binding S4 domain-containing protein, whose translation is MADRTAAAVQAAPAVRIDRWLWATRLYKSRSLAAEACDGGKVKVNGHTAKPHKLVRVSDAVSVTHPAGRKEFTVVALAERRGPASEARQLYEDHSPPPPPREERSVFVPPQFRPHGAHRPTKRERRQIGKLRGRR
- a CDS encoding LLM class flavin-dependent oxidoreductase, producing the protein MQTPGLLLMSNMAPGNIDTLTDYARQAEAIGLRNFLVTESMTDSLALAQHFVSHTGRIQVGTGITNLYLRHPLLAALHVMTIDQLAPGRMLLGLGTSHVPVNAAFGISMDKPLTALREYIASLSRIFRGEDEALAAMASRGIPVPRPSGKIPIYVAGISPRSIGLTGELADGSLPLNYAPHGLQEVVDGIGRGAEQAGRSAAEVQIALIMHCCVCDDRAVALRSVKQTLSFYGRMPYYNRLFVRQGYETEAAGIAAAWEQNDPSAAAAAVSDDMATQVAALGSAQACRDKVEEFERGGASYVVLYPTAIDGDYDAGIRAVLNAFGS